GACCACGAAGAGTTTCACGGGATACACGAAGGGCGTGTCCCAGAGGAGCCACACGGCCGCAAAGAGGCCGACGAACGCGGCCAGGAAACGAACCCGTCGCTTCGATTGATCGTTCATGCGTTCCTCATACGGGATGCACCCGGCGCCTGTGTCGGTCGGCCGCGGGTCGTCACGTTACGATCAGGAGGACGAGCGCGACGAGCGTCATGGCGACGCCCGCGAGCGCGAATACCGGCACTTCCCGGTCGAACCGCCACCGGCAGACGGCGAAGACCAGCGAAAAGAGACCCAGCGTCGCGTACACCGGGAGAAGGGCTCCCGCCCACTCCGCGCGATCGCTGAGCGCGAGCACGGCGAGCCCCGCGGCGAGCGTCGCGATGAAGAGGGAGCGCTCGTCGGTCAGGGGCGGCTGCGGCCAGCGGGTCGCGGGCAGCCAGCCCCCGAGGGCGAGCGGCGCCAGGATGAGCGCCTCGCCCAGCATGGTCAGCCGCCAGGCGTCCTGCGCCGGACCCGCGGTCAGGAACGCGTCGGTGAAGGCGGCGAAGCCGGCGGAGGTCGCGGAAACCGCCGCCATCAGGTAGAGGCCGTACGCGATGATGCGGCCCGAGATCCGCGCGGCGTGGAAGGTTCCAGGCGCGTCGCGCCGCAGACGGAGCGCCGGGACGGACTCCGCGGGGCTTCTTCCGACGCCTCCGGGCAGCCAGCGGGGGCGTCCGCGGCGCCTCGACCGGGCGAGCAGCCTCGCGCCGACCGCGCGCACCTCGCCGGCCTCCTCGGCCGACAGCTCGCCGCGGGCGACGGCGGCGTCCAGTTCATCCTCGTCCAGCAACACGCCGTCTCCTCCCTCGGGCAGCCACACGTCGAGGTAGAGGTCCTCGATGATCCAGGGCGGGGACTCCAGGCGCGGAGGCCGGATCAGGTTGATGTAGTAACCCTGGAAGGTGCCGCGGCCGTGGTAGAAGGCGCCGATCTCGAAGGGCTGCCCCGGTCGAAGGAACCAGATGAGGAGGGAGCCCGGCCGCAGGGTCGTGGCCTCGTCGACCCTCACCGGCGTGAAGCGCGCATCGAGAATCTGAAGCGTGATCTTCCACCTCGGGCCGTCCGAGAGCAGTTCCTGGCGAAAGCGCTGCACATCGCCGCCGCGGCGAATCTCCACGTCGACGCGGGGCGCCTCTTCCGGGATCCGGCGCGCGGCCCGCAGCGCGCGGCGCCGTGCCCCCAGGAGGTCGAAGCCCACCTACATGTCCGGCCGAGACCCCGGGTCACGCCACAAGGCGTCGGACGTGAACGATCCATCCGTGTCGGCGAGCCTTTCGAGTCCGGGCGCCGGAGCGAAGCGGTCCCCGTGCCGCTCCCGCAGTTCGAGAAGACGGTCGCGCACCATGTGCACGCCGCGGGACTCCGCCCACGCGAGCGGTCCGCCGCGGAACGGCGGGAATCCGGTGCCCATCACCATCGCGAGGTCGACGTCTCCCGGCCCCGCCACGACGCCTTCCTCCAGCGCGTACATGGCTTCGTTCACGGAAATCAGCAGGCAGCGATCGATGATCTCGTCGGGTTTCACGCCGCCGCCCCCGGAGCCGAAGGCGCGGCCCACCTCCCGGTCCACGCGCTCCTCTCGATCCGCATAGTTGTAGAAGCCGCGACCGTTCTTCTTCCCGAGCCGGCCGAGCCCCGCGAGCATGTCCAGCGCGGCGGAGGGGCGCATGCGGTCGCCGTACGCCCGGGTCATCTCCTTCGCGACGTGCGCCGCGACGTCGAAGCCGACTTCATCGAGCAGTCTGCACGGCCCCATCGGCAGCCCGAACTCCTTCAGCGTCCGGTCGATGCGGGCCACGTCCGCGCCATCGTCCAGCAGGAACCCGACTTCGTTCAGGTACGGCGCGAGGAGCCGGTTGACGAGGAACCCGGGCCGGTCCGCGACGAGCACGGGCGTCTTCCCGAGCCGCCGCGCGAGCTTGAACACCGTGGCGAGCGCCGCGTCCGAGGAAGACTCCCCGCGGATGATCTCCACGAGGGGCATGCGGTGCACCGGATTGAAGAAGTGCAGGCCGACGACCCGGTCCGGCCGGGCGGCGGCCTCGCTCAGCTTCGTCACCGACAGCGAGGACGTGTTCGTCGCGAAAACCGCGTGCGGGGGGAGCTCCGGCTCCACGTCCCGCAGCACCTGCTGCTTTACCGGAAGCCGTTCGACGACGGCTTCGATGACGACATCGACATCGCCGAACCGCCCGTAGTCGAGCGTGCCGTGGATGAGCGCGAACTTCAGCCCCACCTCCTCCGGCGCGATGATGCCGCGCTTGCCCGCCTTCCGGAGGAGTTCGCTCGCGTACCGCAGTCCGAGATCGAGCGCCTCCCGGTCGATGTCCTTGAGGATGACCGGGACGTCCCGCGCGGCGGCGAGTTCGGCGATCCCGCCGCCCATGACGCCGGCCCCCAGGACGGCGACCTTCTTGATCTCCCGCTGCTGTGCCGCGATCTCCGGGGCGAACGTCCGGTTCGCGGCGCGGCCTCCCCGGAACAGCCGGACGAGGTTCCGGCAGACATTCGTCGTCGCGACTTCCCCCAGACCCCTCGCCTCGACCGCGAGAGCCTCGTCGATCGGCAGGTCCAGCGTCTCCTCGATGACGTCGATCGCCTTCAGCGCCGCGGGGTACCGCGTCCCCGAGGCGGTGCGCACACGCTTGCGGGCGCCCCGAAACAGGAAGCGGCGACCCAGGCGCGTGTGCTCCAGGAATCGGTCCCGCGCCGTCTCGTGCGGGAGTTCGCGCTCCACCCGCCCGAGCACGGCGTCCATGGCCACCTGCCCGACGGAATGCTGGAAGCTCGCGTCGTCGAAGAGCTGGTCGACGAGACCGTATCGATACGCGTTCGAGGCCGAGAGGCTTCTCCCCGTGAGGATCATCGAGAGCGCCCGCTGGATCCCGATGAGGCGGGGCAGCCGCACCGAGCCGCCGAACCCGGGAATCAGCCCGAGCTTGATTTCGGGCAGGCCGATCGTCGTGGCGGGATTGTCCGAAGCGAGTCGCCAGTCGCACGCGAGCGCGAGTTCCGTACCGCCGCCCAGACAGGTGCCCCGGATCGCGGCGATCTTCGGGATCCCGAGCCGTCCCAGCCGGCTGAAGATCCGCTGTCCCATGGCGCTCTTCCGGCGACCGTCCTCCTCGTCCTCGATTTCGGCGATCTCGTTGACATCGGCGCCGGCGATGAACGTGTCGGGCTTTGCGCTCCAGATCACGAGCGCGATGGGGTGTCCGGTGGCGATCCGCGATTCGAGTTCGGTGAGATAGTGGTCCAGGCGCTGCATCACCTGGAGGTCGAGGAGGTTCACCTGGGAGTCGGGCGCGTCGAAGATCAGCCAGGCGACCTTGTCCGCGTCGATCTCGAGCCTGAGCGGCGTCGGCTTGTCGGCCATGCCTCCCCCAGCCTACCCGGCCGCCAGGGGCCCGCGGGGCTGCGCGCGGCGCGAAGGCCGCTCGTGTCTATTTCCGGGTGCTAGCAGCGCTGACGCACACCCTGTCGCAGTTCGGCGTTGCCCGGCTCCAGCCGCAGCGTGTCCGACGTGGCCTCGTCGATCATCACGTTCCAGTAGAGTTCGCCGGCCGCGGTGTTCACCCGCGCGTGGACCCACCAGGGCCCGCCGGACGCCGACGCCGCCGCGACGCCATCGGCGTCCGTGGTGTCCGCCATCACTTCTCTTCCAAGCGCCATGAGGAGGTCGTCCTCGATGTCGCCGTACCCGGCGAACGCCGCTTCCTCCCAGGAGTCGATGACGATGCAGATCGAGTCGACGCGCTGCTGGGTGGACTGCTGCATCTCGTTGAACTCGTCGAACGCCGCCTGTCGCTGGCGGTTCAGGGCCCCTTCGCGATCCTCGAGATCGCCGAACCGGTCGAACAGCTCCCGGTACTCCCGGCTGCGGTCGTCGAGGTTGTCGAGCCGCGTGGTGATCGACCGCATGGAATCACGGACGTTGTTCCAACTCGAC
This genomic window from Candidatus Palauibacter polyketidifaciens contains:
- a CDS encoding 3-hydroxyacyl-CoA dehydrogenase NAD-binding domain-containing protein yields the protein MADKPTPLRLEIDADKVAWLIFDAPDSQVNLLDLQVMQRLDHYLTELESRIATGHPIALVIWSAKPDTFIAGADVNEIAEIEDEEDGRRKSAMGQRIFSRLGRLGIPKIAAIRGTCLGGGTELALACDWRLASDNPATTIGLPEIKLGLIPGFGGSVRLPRLIGIQRALSMILTGRSLSASNAYRYGLVDQLFDDASFQHSVGQVAMDAVLGRVERELPHETARDRFLEHTRLGRRFLFRGARKRVRTASGTRYPAALKAIDVIEETLDLPIDEALAVEARGLGEVATTNVCRNLVRLFRGGRAANRTFAPEIAAQQREIKKVAVLGAGVMGGGIAELAAARDVPVILKDIDREALDLGLRYASELLRKAGKRGIIAPEEVGLKFALIHGTLDYGRFGDVDVVIEAVVERLPVKQQVLRDVEPELPPHAVFATNTSSLSVTKLSEAAARPDRVVGLHFFNPVHRMPLVEIIRGESSSDAALATVFKLARRLGKTPVLVADRPGFLVNRLLAPYLNEVGFLLDDGADVARIDRTLKEFGLPMGPCRLLDEVGFDVAAHVAKEMTRAYGDRMRPSAALDMLAGLGRLGKKNGRGFYNYADREERVDREVGRAFGSGGGGVKPDEIIDRCLLISVNEAMYALEEGVVAGPGDVDLAMVMGTGFPPFRGGPLAWAESRGVHMVRDRLLELRERHGDRFAPAPGLERLADTDGSFTSDALWRDPGSRPDM
- a CDS encoding DUF402 domain-containing protein — translated: MGFDLLGARRRALRAARRIPEEAPRVDVEIRRGGDVQRFRQELLSDGPRWKITLQILDARFTPVRVDEATTLRPGSLLIWFLRPGQPFEIGAFYHGRGTFQGYYINLIRPPRLESPPWIIEDLYLDVWLPEGGDGVLLDEDELDAAVARGELSAEEAGEVRAVGARLLARSRRRGRPRWLPGGVGRSPAESVPALRLRRDAPGTFHAARISGRIIAYGLYLMAAVSATSAGFAAFTDAFLTAGPAQDAWRLTMLGEALILAPLALGGWLPATRWPQPPLTDERSLFIATLAAGLAVLALSDRAEWAGALLPVYATLGLFSLVFAVCRWRFDREVPVFALAGVAMTLVALVLLIVT